A genome region from Bacillaceae bacterium IKA-2 includes the following:
- a CDS encoding ABC transporter permease, which yields MNTIHELWSKRVKDYWNMAIRYLRLIGNSGFLFTIYIAIIAGSYYYSELIKWLPETFPAPLFLALITAFLLTKSPLRTFVKEGDLVFLSPLEGKLAAYFRSSLYYSFLIQSFVIILVIVLLTPLYRNFLVDDPRSLLLIIVVLLVSKAWNLAAQSEEGRLLFTAQRTSHKVGRFFINICLTYFLFAQATLWFILALLFIKGLLFFFYYQHLKKQHSLKWEYLIETEEQMLMFFYRIANAFTDVPKLSTKVKARRMFSWIPNLLPFKQATTFHYLYVKSFTRANDYFGVYLRLLMIGVLLLFYIQIDFGAVFISLLIIYMSALQLSTLWNHHSLKIWIDLYPINGQVRKKSFSNVVLSLLIIKTFVFALATFIATANFIETGLVLIIGSAVSYLYANFLLHKRAEARG from the coding sequence ATGAATACTATTCATGAACTTTGGAGCAAACGAGTAAAAGATTACTGGAATATGGCGATACGCTATTTACGCTTAATAGGTAACAGTGGGTTTTTATTTACAATTTATATTGCCATTATCGCGGGGAGTTACTATTATAGCGAATTAATAAAGTGGTTACCTGAAACGTTTCCAGCGCCATTATTTTTAGCGTTAATAACAGCTTTTCTTTTAACAAAAAGTCCGCTCCGGACATTTGTGAAAGAAGGCGATCTCGTTTTTTTATCCCCGTTGGAAGGAAAGCTAGCGGCTTACTTTCGCTCTTCACTATATTATTCTTTTCTGATCCAAAGCTTTGTAATCATCTTAGTGATTGTTCTTTTAACTCCTTTATACCGAAATTTTCTTGTTGATGATCCTAGAAGTCTTTTACTGATCATTGTTGTTTTACTTGTTAGTAAAGCCTGGAACTTAGCGGCACAGTCGGAAGAAGGTAGACTATTATTTACAGCTCAGCGAACTAGTCATAAAGTAGGTCGTTTTTTTATTAATATTTGTTTAACATATTTCTTATTTGCCCAAGCGACCCTATGGTTTATTTTAGCTTTACTGTTTATAAAAGGCCTGCTATTTTTCTTTTATTATCAACACCTTAAAAAACAGCATAGTTTAAAATGGGAATATTTAATTGAAACGGAAGAACAAATGCTAATGTTTTTTTATCGTATTGCTAATGCCTTTACAGATGTGCCAAAATTAAGCACAAAAGTAAAAGCACGTCGAATGTTCAGTTGGATCCCAAACTTGCTTCCGTTTAAACAAGCAACAACGTTTCATTATTTGTATGTAAAATCATTCACTCGTGCAAATGATTATTTTGGAGTTTATCTGCGGTTATTAATGATTGGGGTTCTTTTATTATTTTATATTCAAATTGATTTTGGGGCGGTTTTCATCTCGCTGTTGATCATCTATATGTCAGCACTTCAGTTATCGACGCTATGGAATCATCACAGTTTAAAGATTTGGATCGATTTGTACCCGATTAATGGTCAAGTACGTAAAAAATCATTTAGTAACGTCGTATTATCGTTGCTGATCATAAAAACATTTGTATTCGCCTTAGCCACATTTATAGCAACAGCTAATTTTATTGAAACGGGTCTCGTATTAATTATAGGTAGCGCTGTTAGTTATCTGTATGCCAACTTTTTATTACATAAAAGAGCTGAAGCTAGAGGTTGA
- a CDS encoding long-chain-fatty-acid--CoA ligase, giving the protein MHVPLLVTDFLDRAVTLYGEKVAVIDDHKTITYYQLNERVNQLSKGLTDLGVQKGEKVAYLAPNTLEMLEGFYGVFQLGAIMVPLNIRLQPHDYSFILNHSESKVLLVDQELLHLVEPIIKELKTVEKIIIHNCTEDDNRFINYDTWLTQFDSTEYQRPALEEADVASLLYTSGTTGSPKGVMLTHRNNYLHALSTMHHLCITDQDTLLHVLPMFHVNGWGSPFSYTANGATQVMLRKALPEVIFDKIQKYGVTVAHMAPTILNSLLEYYGRFQPKIEQNMRVVIAGSAPPPAFVRRVEEDLGWEFLQVYGMTETTPLITTSRIRSEQTALPKEEQYRLKAKAGYAMIGVQVKVVNDDGNEVAPGANEIGEIITRSNGVMKGYWKNDEATMDTIRNGWLHTGDMAIVDEHGHIDIVDRKKDVIISGGENISSIEVEGVLYEHPAVLEAAVVSIPHEKWGEVPHAVIVIREGQTATEEEIIKFSREKLAHFKAPKSISFADELPKTASGKIQKVQIRKQFWDSDRLVN; this is encoded by the coding sequence CCAAAAAGGCGAAAAAGTTGCTTATCTGGCACCTAATACTCTAGAAATGCTAGAAGGTTTTTATGGAGTTTTTCAATTAGGCGCAATAATGGTTCCACTCAATATTCGACTTCAACCCCATGATTATTCATTTATTTTAAATCATAGTGAAAGTAAAGTTTTACTAGTTGATCAGGAACTTCTCCATTTAGTTGAACCGATTATTAAAGAATTAAAAACAGTAGAAAAAATAATTATCCATAACTGTACAGAGGATGATAATCGTTTTATAAATTATGATACATGGTTAACTCAATTTGATTCAACTGAATATCAGCGTCCCGCTCTAGAAGAAGCGGATGTCGCAAGTCTACTTTATACAAGTGGTACAACAGGAAGCCCTAAAGGAGTTATGTTAACGCATCGTAACAACTATTTACATGCATTATCGACGATGCATCATCTTTGCATTACTGATCAAGATACATTGCTACATGTTTTACCAATGTTTCACGTAAATGGTTGGGGGTCACCATTTAGTTATACAGCTAATGGTGCGACGCAAGTGATGCTCCGTAAAGCATTACCAGAAGTCATTTTCGATAAAATTCAAAAATATGGTGTGACAGTAGCACATATGGCACCAACGATTTTAAATTCGTTACTAGAATACTATGGTCGATTCCAACCAAAAATCGAGCAAAATATGCGTGTTGTTATTGCAGGTTCTGCACCACCACCGGCTTTTGTTCGTCGAGTTGAAGAAGATTTAGGGTGGGAGTTCCTACAAGTATATGGAATGACAGAAACAACGCCGTTAATAACAACTTCAAGAATTCGTTCAGAGCAAACTGCACTACCGAAAGAGGAACAATATCGATTAAAGGCGAAAGCTGGATATGCGATGATTGGTGTTCAAGTCAAGGTAGTGAATGATGATGGAAACGAAGTTGCTCCGGGAGCTAATGAAATTGGTGAAATTATCACTCGTTCCAATGGTGTTATGAAGGGTTATTGGAAAAATGATGAAGCGACAATGGATACAATTAGAAATGGCTGGCTTCATACTGGGGACATGGCCATTGTTGATGAACATGGTCATATTGATATTGTTGATCGCAAAAAGGATGTTATTATAAGTGGTGGTGAAAACATCTCGTCAATTGAGGTTGAAGGTGTCTTGTATGAACATCCAGCCGTACTAGAAGCAGCAGTAGTTTCCATTCCTCATGAAAAGTGGGGCGAGGTTCCTCATGCCGTGATCGTCATACGTGAAGGACAAACTGCTACTGAAGAAGAGATCATTAAGTTTTCGCGAGAAAAACTTGCGCACTTTAAAGCTCCAAAATCAATTTCCTTTGCAGATGAACTACCAAAGACAGCTTCTGGAAAAATTCAAAAAGTCCAAATCCGCAAGCAGTTTTGGGATTCAGATCGGTTAGTAAATTAA
- a CDS encoding ABC transporter ATP-binding protein, with amino-acid sequence MIKLLQLDHVYGGYHQGKPVLHDISFSVNKGEIVGLIGLNGAGKSTAIKHVLGLMEAQKGEIRINGKRFLEDPNEYRRSYSFIPETPILYEDLTLQEHLHVTAMAYGLHSEELAERSALLLKEFRMEKMLHWFPGHFSKGMRQKVMIMCAFLLYPPLYIVDEPFIGLDPIAIKSLLNHFVDMKEKGAGILMSTHILSTAERYCDRFIMLHHGKIIVEGTLDELREKTGMAASAPLDDIYIEITKED; translated from the coding sequence ATGATTAAATTATTGCAGTTAGATCATGTCTATGGTGGCTATCATCAAGGGAAGCCGGTATTACACGATATATCTTTTTCTGTTAATAAAGGAGAGATTGTCGGCTTAATCGGCTTAAATGGTGCAGGTAAAAGTACAGCAATTAAACATGTGTTAGGGTTAATGGAGGCACAAAAAGGTGAAATTCGTATTAATGGTAAGAGGTTTTTAGAAGATCCTAACGAATACCGACGCTCTTATTCATTCATACCAGAAACGCCTATTTTATATGAAGACTTAACATTACAAGAACATTTACATGTAACCGCGATGGCCTATGGTCTTCATTCAGAAGAGCTAGCAGAGAGGAGTGCCCTATTATTAAAAGAATTTCGGATGGAGAAAATGCTTCATTGGTTTCCAGGTCATTTCTCAAAGGGGATGCGGCAAAAAGTAATGATTATGTGTGCTTTTTTACTTTATCCACCCCTTTATATTGTTGATGAACCTTTTATTGGTTTAGATCCAATTGCGATTAAATCATTATTAAACCATTTTGTCGATATGAAAGAAAAAGGAGCGGGTATTTTGATGTCTACTCACATTCTTTCGACTGCTGAGCGTTATTGTGACCGATTTATTATGCTCCATCACGGTAAGATTATCGTTGAAGGTACATTAGACGAACTAAGAGAAAAAACAGGTATGGCTGCTAGTGCCCCTCTCGATGATATCTACATTGAAATAACGAAGGAAGATTAA